TAGTAGGTATGCTAAAATTTTTCCAATACAAGTAACAAAGATGTTCGGCAGCCAGCTTGGTAACTCCATAGGGAGATACCGGATGTAGGGGAGAGTCTTCTTGCATGGGAAGAACCGACGTATCTCCATACACTGAAGAGGAAGAAGCATAGATAAATTTCTCAATCTGAGGTGCTGTTTTACAGGCTTCTAACAATTTTTGGGTTGCATCGATATTATTCTCTGTGTAGACGATAAAATTGGATCCCCAACTGGCTCTCACGCCGGCCTGGGCAGCTTGATGGAAAATATATTTAACCCGGGACAGGTAAGGTTGTAAGTCCAGATGCAATAAATTCCCCTCAATAAAAGAAAAGCGTGGGTGTTTTTTCAGCTTAGTAAGATTCTTTTCTTTTACAGCCCGGGGGTAATAATCCATGAAAGCGTCGATTCCGATAACCTCATAACCCAAATCGAGCAGTCGCTCTGAGAGGTGGGAACCTATAAATCCGGCAGCACCCGTCACCAGGCATGAAATCGAGGTTTCTTTCATTTCTCTACTCCTCTTCTCCATCCCCTTTGTCAGATACCGTCTCCGGGGTACCTGCGAGTTGGAATTTTTCTAATTTAGCTTCGATAGACCCTATTTTGATATTGCTTTTCATTTTAACGGGGATCTTTCGTTCATCATCGGTAAACCAGATGGTCATATTACCGGATTCCAGGATACCATGAAATTTTATTTCGGGCTCAACCACCACCGTATTGTAAGTCCCTGCAGGCACTGTAACCTGTTCCTTTCTCAAAACCTGGGCCTTAACACGCCAGTTTTTCTTAGAGGAGAAAACATCAATATAGATGAAATTACCAACCTGTAAATCCAGGGTCCTTGCATAATAAATCAAGGACAGCTCATCCTGAACCCCGGGTAAGGTATAATAAGCCTGCCCTTTATAAAATACTCGATTTTGCTCCTGATCAAAAATAAATTCTCGATTACTTTCAGAATTCCCTTCCCGTTCTATTTTTTGGTACCGTCGGGAAAATAAACCCTTGGTATCAAAAAAACTTTCTAATGTATCATGCATTTTATAGAAAACAGAAAAGAATTTATTGGTTTTGGCCACCGAAACAATTCGGAAAACCTCATGGCCTTCATAGGAAAGAAGTTCTTTAACTTCCAGAGAGGCGGTTCCCGCATCGATACCCGACCAGGAAACCGAAAAAATCATTTTTTCCCCAACCCCAAAGGGAAGCGTCCGAGGTATTTTGGGTCTAGACCCATTGGTTTCTTCTGGATTTGCGGGTACAACAACCCGGGCTTCAAGAACAGATTTTCTTTCTGAAATAGGCGGATCAAACAAGCTTTGGGTAAATCCGGGCGAAACAGGACCTGAAATAATTCCACAACAAAGGACGGTAAGGATGGTACGAATTCTTAACATAGAACGTGATCCTCCTCTGCCTTAAAATTTTCAGTAGGTTCCGTTTGAGCTAAGGTTTTAACTTATATTACTCTACAAAATCTGTCAAGTAAGGAATTTCAATAGGTATCTGTATCAATCTAGCAGGTGGCCAAAAAGGCCAATTTCCTGAGAAATCCTCAATTCGTGTATCAATAAAGAATGTATTACTAAATCATGACAGACTCATTTCAACGACTCGAAGAAGTCTGATAATCTCTCCGACTTTTATATTGACAAAAACCTGGAAATGCCCTATTATCGGATTACCTTTTTAATTGCGCACTTTGTTACCTTACTGAATAATTTATAACCTTTTAGATTAAAAGGAGAGATGACTACCATGATTAAGAAGCCTTATTTTCTTGCTGGTTTTGTTCTACTGGCTCTTGTTTCCAACGTAGGCCTGGTTTTGGCTCAAACCCCTCCTGAAACTCCTTCCTGGAACGTAAATTATGAAACTTCCTACTATGGAGATACCCTACGGCTTCCTTATCCGCCTCCGGTACCTTATTCCCACATAGACCCTTCTGCCAAAGTATATCCGGAACCTTATCCTTGGCCATCTCGAGGTTGTTATCCTTCGCCGTGTTATCCACCAGGACCTTATGAGGGTCGGGGATATTTTAGTGAAAGAGGACTTTATAGCTATGGACTCAATCTTGTCTACAGCCACAGATGCGGGGAAGCCCTTCGGGTTTTTAGAGATTTTCTTTACTACTATCCTTACTCCAGTCTGGCAGATAACGCCGTTTATTGGACCGGCGAGTGTTATTATTATATGAAAAATTACCATCGCGCTATTCGCGAATTTGATAAGGTTATTCGGCGTATAGGAGGAAACAAAGTACCCGATGCCATGCTAAAAAAAGGCTATTCGTATCTCTCCTTGGGAAGGTATGACGCTGCCTTTAGAACTCTGGAAGATCTTATTTACCGCTATCCCCGGTCTCGACCGGCCTATCTGGCCAGAATGACTTTAAACCGCTATTATGGGGGATATTATCCTTATTACGGCAGATACTCCTATTACTTTCCACCTTCTTATTGTCGTCCTTGTTATGGTTACTATTAACTTTTGTAATAACAAGAAGTTAGCTAAAGGAGCGACGGGAACCTATTAAAGACAGGCAAGACACCTGTGTTCCCTGGTAAGGTGAAGGGGACGAAGCCATCTCTTCCCTCTTACTCCTCATCGAATTCCTATCGATTTTCCAGTACTTTCCTTGGGAGAGGGGGATAGGAATGGGGACCACAAACTATGCCGCTCTGTCTTTCCCATATATGAGGGCCAGGAAATTCCCTACCACTGGAGATGGGTTCTTTTAGTGGAGATAGATTAGTAAGTCCGCGAAATAGGGGGTACGGTAACGAGGATCCCGAATACTTACCCCTTATCCTTTAAATGGGAGATACGTTCTTTGGCCTTTTGAATTAGTTCTTCATCCTCGGAAGAAGTAATAATCTTTTCGTAGAGCTTGAGGGCATCGGTTTCTTTACCCAATTCTTCATTGATCCTTGCAACCTGGAATTGGGCCTGGATCACCCAATTTTTATAAGAGGAGTACATATACATCACTTTAGAGAATTCCCCCAGGGCTTTTTCAAGGTTACCCAAAGTTACATAACACTCTCCAGCTCTAAACAGAGCCTCCACTACCAGATCACTATCCCATCGGCTCTCTTCAACTTTTTCAAAAGCATTGACGGCCTCTGAGCATTTACCCAGCCGGGTGAGGGCATATCCCAATCTCAAATTGGTTTCGACATAAGTGGGATCTTGGGGATATTCCTCCGCGGCTCTCCGAAGGATCTCGGCAGCTTCCTGATATCGTTCGGTTTTGATTAACGACGTACCCCAACTTAATAAGACCTGGGGAGCTAACTTATATTTTGGAGCTTCCGATAAGACCTTCTGATACAGCTCAGCAGCTTTTGTGTAATCGGATAACTTAAAGTAAGAAGTTGCAGCGCCATACAAAGCATCGGCCCGGTACTCACTTTGGGGATACTGCTGAATCAATTTCTGAAATTCTTGAACTGCATTTTGATAATCATTCAGTTTAAAATAACACCAACCTATCCGGTATTGAGCATCATCCGCCCATTGGCTTTGACCGTATTTTTCGACAACCTGGCGATAAGCCTGCAAGGCCGAGGAATAATCTTCTTTCTGTAAATACTGTTCTCCCAATTGATATTGAACTGAAGCACTGAGAGGTTGATCGGGATATTTTTGCAGGAACTTTTGGGATGCCTCTATATAAGCATTCAGATCGCCCATTTTATAGTAGGTCAGTCCCAATCCATATTGGGCATCTATAGCTTCTGGGCTATCTGGAGCCGTTTCTATGATCCTTTGGTAATATTTCACGGCCTCTGCATACTCCTCCAGGTTATAATACGCATCGGCTATCTTTAAGAGAGAATTAGGTACCAACTCGCTCTGGGGATACTGATCCACCAGAGTTTGAAAAGAAGAAATAGCCTGACGAAAATTCCCCTTTCTAAAGTGAACCCATCCTAAAAGATTATAAGCATCGTCGACAAGATCGTCTTTGGAATGTTCCTGGATAAGCTGAGTGAGGGGGATAATGGCCCGATCATACTCTTCGTTTTTATAAAAGGCATAGCCCATTCGGTAAAGAGCACTTCCTGCCAGGGGATTTTGAGGGTATAAGTCCAATGCTTTTTGATAACTCTGGATAGCCTGGGAATACTGATTCCGGTTAAAGTAGGCATCTCCCATACGGAACAAGGATTCTGCTGCAAACTCACTATCTTTATATTGGGTAAAAACCTTTTCAAATTCTATTAGAGCCTGGTCCCACTTCTCTTGTTTATAGTAAGACCAGGCAATACCATACTGAGCCGCCGCTGCCAGTGAGCTTTGGGGAAATTTGGTCAACAGGGTTTGATAAGCTTTTAAAGCTTCCGGGTATTTTTTCTGATTAAAGTAAGTCTCTCCAAGCCAATAATAAATTCGATCAGCATAACCGGGTTCAA
The genomic region above belongs to Candidatus Limnocylindrales bacterium and contains:
- a CDS encoding NAD-dependent epimerase/dehydratase family protein, translated to MKETSISCLVTGAAGFIGSHLSERLLDLGYEVIGIDAFMDYYPRAVKEKNLTKLKKHPRFSFIEGNLLHLDLQPYLSRVKYIFHQAAQAGVRASWGSNFIVYTENNIDATQKLLEACKTAPQIEKFIYASSSSVYGDTSVLPMQEDSPLHPVSPYGVTKLAAEHLCYLYWKNFSIPTISLRYFTVYGPRQRPDMAIHKFIKSVLLGEPIEVYGNGEQTRDFTFVADAVEANILAMKYPRSGEVFNIGGGSRILLNKLIELIQTLLGKSVKVHYQATQKGDVGHTYADTSRAKRELGFSPKVGIEEGLREEIQWMKEMLKL
- a CDS encoding DUF3108 domain-containing protein, with product MLRIRTILTVLCCGIISGPVSPGFTQSLFDPPISERKSVLEARVVVPANPEETNGSRPKIPRTLPFGVGEKMIFSVSWSGIDAGTASLEVKELLSYEGHEVFRIVSVAKTNKFFSVFYKMHDTLESFFDTKGLFSRRYQKIEREGNSESNREFIFDQEQNRVFYKGQAYYTLPGVQDELSLIYYARTLDLQVGNFIYIDVFSSKKNWRVKAQVLRKEQVTVPAGTYNTVVVEPEIKFHGILESGNMTIWFTDDERKIPVKMKSNIKIGSIEAKLEKFQLAGTPETVSDKGDGEEE
- a CDS encoding tetratricopeptide repeat protein, producing the protein MTTMIKKPYFLAGFVLLALVSNVGLVLAQTPPETPSWNVNYETSYYGDTLRLPYPPPVPYSHIDPSAKVYPEPYPWPSRGCYPSPCYPPGPYEGRGYFSERGLYSYGLNLVYSHRCGEALRVFRDFLYYYPYSSLADNAVYWTGECYYYMKNYHRAIREFDKVIRRIGGNKVPDAMLKKGYSYLSLGRYDAAFRTLEDLIYRYPRSRPAYLARMTLNRYYGGYYPYYGRYSYYFPPSYCRPCYGYY
- a CDS encoding tetratricopeptide repeat protein, producing the protein MTSGKVLGGILFFLFLSVSVWAAETEDEVYTILGGLYKDGLFDSAKDQAQKFLNKFPKSPRAPYVQFLMGECDFAQKRYSEAIKAYQAALAGFQKAESSKQKMDPAIHIPDQALYKLGRSQFLLEDYAGAASTFQRLLEAYPQSEKKKDASYWLGESLFKQGKFQEASDVFKKFVDSFPDHELGDYAYYSLAWCRLELKDYPGALTYFRTVLSKFPHSKLVPSSSYNIAKSLFYSGQYREAAEAYEKYLQNYPSDKYVGEASFWLAESYYHLNDFNRAIESYKRFLSTPTASSDFQDNALYGIGWSYLNLKKLEPALSTFEELLSQFPQSELIPSTLYQIGSLQAEMGKTPEAIKTLNQLLAQYPNSSYAEEAQFQLSQIYFQEKDYSRALEGYQKLASLYPNSSYLPSVYFMSGESLFNLNEYQKALTYYQKVLDLKPDKKMKQDTLFRIGLVYFYLKDYDKAAQELSQLAASPDTLEPGYADRIYYWLGETYFNQKKYPEALKAYQTLLTKFPQSSLAAAAQYGIAWSYYKQEKWDQALIEFEKVFTQYKDSEFAAESLFRMGDAYFNRNQYSQAIQSYQKALDLYPQNPLAGSALYRMGYAFYKNEEYDRAIIPLTQLIQEHSKDDLVDDAYNLLGWVHFRKGNFRQAISSFQTLVDQYPQSELVPNSLLKIADAYYNLEEYAEAVKYYQRIIETAPDSPEAIDAQYGLGLTYYKMGDLNAYIEASQKFLQKYPDQPLSASVQYQLGEQYLQKEDYSSALQAYRQVVEKYGQSQWADDAQYRIGWCYFKLNDYQNAVQEFQKLIQQYPQSEYRADALYGAATSYFKLSDYTKAAELYQKVLSEAPKYKLAPQVLLSWGTSLIKTERYQEAAEILRRAAEEYPQDPTYVETNLRLGYALTRLGKCSEAVNAFEKVEESRWDSDLVVEALFRAGECYVTLGNLEKALGEFSKVMYMYSSYKNWVIQAQFQVARINEELGKETDALKLYEKIITSSEDEELIQKAKERISHLKDKG